Genomic window (Salinibacterium sp. M195):
CCAATCCTCAAGCTCATCAATCGTGCCCTGATAGGGGCTGCGCTGATTCTTGCGATAAATGTTGATGAAGGTGTTGGTCTGGATGCGGTACAGCCACGCCTTCAGGTTTGTGCCCTGTTGAAACTGTCCGAAGGCTTGAAACGCTTTAACGAACGTCTCCTGCACGAGGTCGGCAGCGTCGCTTGGGTTGCGCGTCATGCGCATTGCTGCGCCGAAAAGCTGGTCCATAAAGGGCAACGCTTGCTCTTCAAACTGCCGTCGCTTGTCTGCTGCGGCGGTCTCGGTGGCGCTGGGCTCAACTCTGTCAGTAGTCATCAGAGACAATTCTAGTTCGCTGATGACGGCATCCTGCTGAGTACTCAGTACTGCTGTCATGCTTGTGCCTCCTCCGTGGGGTGCAAAACGTCGATACTCTTAGTAACTAATGTTCGTATCCAAGTATTCCAATCCAGAGTTCAGCCCCTACGACGACGACTCCGTCCCTGAAACGACGGTGCCTGGCAATTGGCCGGCGCCGACGG
Coding sequences:
- a CDS encoding sigma-70 family RNA polymerase sigma factor, coding for MTAVLSTQQDAVISELELSLMTTDRVEPSATETAAADKRRQFEEQALPFMDQLFGAAMRMTRNPSDAADLVQETFVKAFQAFGQFQQGTNLKAWLYRIQTNTFINIYRKNQRSPYQGTIDELEDWQLGGAESITQSVSTRSAEAEAIDHLPDSAVKDALQSIPEDFRLAVYFADVEGFSYQEIADIMKTPVGTVMSRLHRGRRMLRELLADYARDRTPVTPASSRSTK